A stretch of Sandaracinaceae bacterium DNA encodes these proteins:
- a CDS encoding MBL fold metallo-hydrolase codes for MIRAAAPLLLSLVLGAAACNPARPPSAVVHSVERADHAAACRRAQLAVQVLGSGGPIAESDGRASTGYAIWVSGRVRALVDLGPGTMQTYGASGADPADLDVVLLSHLHVDHSSDLAALLKSASFGSRERELRLFGPTGDGAFPATTEFVRHLLSPGGYMYLDGYLGEGQPFVLRPRDVSIDSAPLDVFESERLSVRAVGVPHGPVPALGFVIRAGDATLAFTGDQRLDAQSFVDLVEDADLLVAHMAIPEGAEGPAAELHAPPSRIGEVAAEARVGRLVLSHLMRRALDDLDGSLAQIRGRYAGPVQVADDGVCVVVRPR; via the coding sequence ATGATCCGCGCCGCGGCCCCGCTCCTCCTCTCGCTCGTGCTCGGCGCCGCTGCCTGCAACCCCGCGCGCCCGCCGTCGGCGGTGGTGCACAGCGTCGAGCGCGCCGACCACGCGGCCGCCTGTCGCCGCGCGCAGCTCGCCGTGCAGGTCCTCGGGTCGGGCGGACCCATCGCAGAGTCGGACGGACGCGCGAGCACCGGCTACGCCATCTGGGTGAGCGGCCGCGTGCGCGCGCTGGTCGACCTCGGCCCCGGCACGATGCAGACCTACGGCGCGAGCGGCGCCGATCCCGCGGACCTCGACGTCGTGCTCCTCAGCCACCTCCACGTCGACCACTCCTCCGACCTCGCGGCGCTCCTCAAGAGCGCGAGCTTCGGGAGCCGCGAGCGCGAGCTGCGCCTGTTCGGACCCACCGGCGACGGCGCGTTCCCGGCCACCACCGAGTTCGTCCGGCACCTGCTCTCACCGGGCGGCTACATGTACCTGGACGGCTACCTGGGCGAGGGGCAACCGTTCGTGCTCCGTCCGCGCGACGTCTCCATCGACAGCGCCCCGCTCGACGTGTTCGAGAGCGAGCGCCTCTCGGTCCGCGCGGTCGGCGTGCCCCACGGCCCCGTGCCCGCGCTGGGCTTCGTGATCCGGGCCGGCGACGCGACGCTCGCCTTCACGGGCGATCAGCGGCTCGACGCGCAGAGCTTCGTCGACCTCGTCGAGGACGCGGATCTGCTCGTGGCGCACATGGCCATCCCGGAGGGCGCCGAGGGCCCGGCGGCGGAGCTTCACGCGCCGCCCAGCCGCATCGGAGAGGTCGCGGCCGAGGCGCGGGTCGGCCGGCTCGTGCTCTCGCACCTGATGCGGCGCGCGCTCGACGACCTCGACGGCTCGCTCGCGCAGATCCGTGGCCGCTACGCCGGGCCGGTCCAGGTGG